From Anopheles coluzzii chromosome 3, AcolN3, whole genome shotgun sequence, the proteins below share one genomic window:
- the LOC120958602 gene encoding putative E3 ubiquitin-protein ligase UBR7: protein MEQKAEQDQDTSYVTMPDILQEQEELEETSRAVLGGSDEKNCTYTKGYVGRQALYACLTCVPEARGIESKRSGICLACSLQCHDNHELLELYTKRHFRCDCGGPRMPEVKCKLEPRKEEANDRNRYDQNFSGLYCVCHRPYPDPDDDVQDEMVQCVVCEDWYHMRHLDLDEPKSSKDYGEMVCGGCMEANPFLQNYVGKIEDPNKTTLDDTVQVDVTGLDESNVTTAAATATADAAADDDDAEQDTAGPSEPKQRRLDDSKAPAGEEPQKQKEEPAVSLDICTKPVVVADGEKAYKKGAAFWVEGWRKYLCQCKACVELYKKHGVEYLLDEQDTVKYYEDVGKQKHGSNGSAYEQGMQMLGQLDRVTQVDMLTEYNRMTSRLREFLDQFVTNQQVVTRDDINEFFAKLNKERRESGSSGPPPYFCR, encoded by the exons ATGGAACAAAAGGCGGAACAAGACCAGGATACGTCCTACGTGACGATGCCGGACATTTTGCAGGAGCAGGAAGAGCTGGAAGAAACATCGCGTGCCGTGTTGGGTGGGTCGGACGAAAAGAATTGCACCTACACGAAG GGATACGTTGGCCGGCAAGCACTGTACGCCTGTTTGACCTGCGTCCCGGAAGCGCGGGGTATCGAGTCGAAGCGCAGCGGCATCTGTTTGGCCTGCTCGCTGCAGTGCCACGACAATCACGAGCTGCTGGAGTTGTACACGAAGCGTCACTTTCGGTGCGATTGCGGTGGGCCGCGCATGCCGGAGGTGAAGTGCAAGCTGGAACCGCGCAAGGAGGAAGCGAACGACCGGAACCGGTACGATCAAAACTTCTCCGGCCTGTACTGCGTCTGCCACCGGCCGTACCCGGATCCGGACGATGACGTGCAGGACGAAATGGTCCAGTGCGTGGTGTGCGAGGATTGGTACCACATGCGGCACCTCGACTTGGACGAGCCAAAGAGCTCGAAGGACTACGGGGAGATGGTGTGTGGTGGGTGCATGGAAGCGAATCCGTTTTTGCAGAATTATGTGGGCAAAATTGAAGACCCGAACAAAACGACGCTCGACGATACGGTGCAGGTGGATGTGACTGGGTTGGACGAATCGAATGTAACGAccgctgctgctaccgctacAGCTGAcgccgctgctgatgatgatgacgcaGAACAGGACACAGCCGGACCGAGCGAACCAAAGCAACGTCGGCTGGATGATTCGAAAGCACCGGCAGGGGAGGAGCCACAGAAGCAAAAGGAAGAACCAGCAGTTTCGCTGGACATCTGCACCAAACCTGTGGTGGTGGCGGATGGAGAGAAAGCTTACAAGAAGGGTGCAGCGTTCTGGGTCGAAGGATGGCGCAAGTATCTGTGCCAGTGTAAGGCATGCGTCGAGCTGTACAAGAAGCATGGCGTCGAGTATCTGCTGGACGAGCAGGACACGGTGAAGTATTACGAGGACGTCGGTAAGCAGAAGCACGGCTCGAACGGTTCGGCCTACGAGCAGGGCATGCAGATGTTGGGCCAGCTGGATCGGGTCACGCAGGTCGATATGCTGACGGAGTACAATCGCATGACGAGCAGGTTGCGCGAGTTTCTGGACCAGTTTGTTACGAACCAGCAGGTCGTGACGCGTGACGATATTAACGAGTTCTTTGCCAAGCTCAATAAGGAGCGCCGTGAGTCGGGCAGTAGCGGCCCGCCGCCGTACTTCTGTCGCTAA